The Arenibacter algicola region AATCTTTATGCTATATCTGTAGATGCTGCGGCCTTGGTTGCTGCATATAGGGAAGATCTAATTTTAAAATTAGGTCTAAATATTCCTAAAACTAGAGCGGAACTATTGGATTTCTATAAAAAAATACCGAGTTCCCACATGGTAGCTTGGCCCTTATGTGCCACTGATCTTTGGTGCACTTTCCTGACCTTATGCGCGCAGGATGGTGGTAGGGATTTTATAAAGGATAAAACAATCGAAAATCGTTTAGGCATACAAGTTCTGGATGAACTAAAAATACACTTGGAATACCTTCATCACGATTCCATTCATTGGAATCCCATACAGATCTTAAACCGTATGGCGGATGAGAATGAGATAATCTATTCCCCTTTTTTGTTCGGTTATACCAATTATTCCAGATTGGGATATGCTAAAAACCTCGTGAAGTTTGGGAATAGCCCAACAAATCCTAATATCGATGTTTCTACAATATTGGGTGGGGTTGGCCTTGCCATATCTGCGCATAGTGAGCATCAGGATATGGCAGCAGCCTATATAAATTATGTGGCAAAGGCGGAAACCCAAGAGGGGATTTATACCAAAAATGGAGGTCAACCGGGGAATCTTAAAGCATGGCAAAATCAGGGGAACAATACGTTATGTAACAATTTTTTTGTCTCTACCATGGACACCATGAATAAAGCGTATGTGCGTCCTCAACACAAGGGATGGAACAAATTTCAGGAACAGGGTGCAGACCTATTGCATAACGGTCTTGTAAAGAACATTCCTTCTGATACCATAATGAAAAAATTAAATCAGTTATACCAATCTATTTGAAATGGATAGTAAATA contains the following coding sequences:
- a CDS encoding ABC transporter substrate-binding protein gives rise to the protein MLKKITLKGIAWDHPRGYQPLRATSETFIQLHPEVDIQWDIRSLKEFGDMPIEDLIEVYDLITIDHPYMGQANANNLLLPLDKLIPRHSLEKLKEESVGPSYQSYYYNGNLYAISVDAAALVAAYREDLILKLGLNIPKTRAELLDFYKKIPSSHMVAWPLCATDLWCTFLTLCAQDGGRDFIKDKTIENRLGIQVLDELKIHLEYLHHDSIHWNPIQILNRMADENEIIYSPFLFGYTNYSRLGYAKNLVKFGNSPTNPNIDVSTILGGVGLAISAHSEHQDMAAAYINYVAKAETQEGIYTKNGGQPGNLKAWQNQGNNTLCNNFFVSTMDTMNKAYVRPQHKGWNKFQEQGADLLHNGLVKNIPSDTIMKKLNQLYQSI